The following are encoded together in the Panicum virgatum strain AP13 chromosome 6K, P.virgatum_v5, whole genome shotgun sequence genome:
- the LOC120711640 gene encoding germin-like protein 8-7 — translation MATSSYFLISVFLALVASQVIASDPSPLQDFCVADLHCPVKVNGFVCKDPMVVSADDFFKAANLDKPRDTMKSKVGSNVTLINVMQLPGLNTLGISLARIDYAPLGENPPHTHPRATEILTVLEGTLYVGFVTSNPNKLFAKVLNKGDVFLFPEGLIHFQFNPVYDKPAVAIAALSSQNPGVITIANAVFGSKPPISDDVLAKAFQVEKGTIDWLQAQFWENNHY, via the exons ATGGCCACCTCCTCTTACTTCCTTATATCAGTTTTTCTAGCATTGGTGGCCTCTCAGGTCATTGCTTCTGATCCTAGCCCGCTCCAGGACTTTTGTGTTGCCGACCTGCACTGTCCTG TGAAGGTGAATGGATTCGTGTGCAAGGACCCTATGGTTGTTAGTGCAGACGACTTCTTCAAGGCAGCCAACCTTGACAAGCCTAGGGACACCATGAAGAGCAAGGTGGGGTCTAATGTCACTTTGATCAATGTCATGCAGCTCCCTGGCCTCAACACTCTTGGCATCTCTCTGGCCCGTATAGATTATGCTCCCTTAGGTGAGAACCCACCGCACACCCACCCACGTGCCACTGAGATCCTCACGGTGCTTGAAGGCACCCTGTACGTCGGGTTTGTCACCTCCAACCCAAACAAACTCTTCGCCAAGGTTCTCAACAAGGGTGATGTGTTTCTATTCCCCGAAGGGCTCATCCATTTCCAGTTCAACCCCGTCTATGACAAGCCAGCGGTTGCTATTGCTGCACTCAGCAGCCAAAACCCTGGGGTCATTACCATTGCCAACGCAGTGTTTGGATCAAAGCCGCCAATCTCTGATGATGTTTTGGCCAAGGCATTCCAAGTGGAGAAGGGGACAATCGATTGGCTCCAGGCTCAGTTCTGGGAGAACAATCACTACTAA